The nucleotide window CATCATCACATCCAAAGAAACTTAAAAAAACCACAGATAATAATAAACATAAAATCAGTTTTCTTTTCATATAAGACCTTCCTTGCGATTATTTTTCCCTTAGGGTCTTTTGTATATTACCGAACCTCTTATAAAAAAAGAGGTTCGGTAATAAATATTATAAACTTAAGTTGTACTTTATGCAATGTTTTTTTACATCCTATTATTTTTTACACCCTATTATTAATATATGCTGTAAATGTAATCTATGATAGGCGCGTATCTAGGCTGCATGTTGTGCGGTACCGCGGGCTGATTTGGAGAAGCCAATTTCTTATATTTAGCGGCTTCAACAATATCTCCAATCGTTATATAAAATTTCTTTCTATAAAAACCTTGCACATAATTAATGCTGGCATTGGGCATTTGGATATATCCAAAACTTCCGCCAATATTCATTGCCAATTGCGAATTAGTTCCTACCAATCCATCATGGTCTATGCCTATTCCTAATGTGATAGCCGCTAGATAAATATAAGGTACCTTAATAAAACCAATTTTTACATAACTTATTTGAGGAACATATAAGGTAATTGAATACCCTGTGGCCGTACCTATTGCGTATGCTTTTATAGAAGGATTGATTTTATACGCTTCATTCCAATTGGTAAGCAGATTATATGAAACACTTATAGAAGCTAGATCAGAATAAGCGTTGCAATGAGGAGCAAGACTTGCAATCCAGTCTTTAAAATCTTTTACAATCCAGAAATCAGGCAGTGCATTAATTGCTGAAGACAGCATAGCAAGTATATTGGGAAAATACGGTGTACCGATGCTTATAAGCCTTGATACATTATTGGGAAACTCTGAAGCATACATAAGATTGATAAGCCCGCCTCGGCTATGACCTATTAGATTAACCTTGGCACCGGGATCTTTTTTGAGATAGTCTATCAAAAATGCCTTAAATTCTTTATAAACAACACTGTGATAGTCTTCAGCGCTATTAGATTCGATAATAAAGATGTTATGTTTTGCAAAATCAATATCATCAAGCTCTATTGTTGAATAACTGTACTGTTTATATATGCTGTATGACACTGTGCCGTTATTTGTTCTGGTGTTAACTCGATAAAAAGTTCCGCCAACCAAACCTTTCAGCTTGTCAACAATAGTATAAGTCCCTTCGCTAAACATAGGCGTTCCGTTATTGCTCCAGTTGCTTGCGTCTCCGCCAACTCCAGGCGTCAATATCGTAATCTCGTTATCGGCCTTAGAAAACACCTGTTTTACATTGTAAGCCGGCACTATGCTATTATAATCTTCTACTACTTCTTGTTCTAATGTTTGAGCCTGTGTCAAATCTATTTCAACTACAGGTGCGTCTATATATTCTTCTGGTATTTCTTCATATATCTGTCCATCATAGGATAGTTCGCTTATAGCATTAAAAACTTCTTCAAGATTATCTTCTTGAACATAACCCTCAGGTAATTCACTGTCTTCAACATAAACTTCATTGTCTTGAGCTTGGCTTAACTTTAAAAATGAGCTTGACTTTTGATAAATTATTGCTTCCAATTCTTTTCTTAAATTTTCTTTTTCATGGTCAAGATTAAGCGAGTAATTAAAGGAAAGCATAAATACAAAAATGGAAGCCAACAATACAGAGATTAGTCGTTTAATAAAAACTTTCATGACATCACCCCTTTTTCAAAATTTTTTTTGAACTAGCCTTTATACTTTAATTACACTATAAATGGTTATATATAGATTTGGTTTTTTTGAACTTTGATGTCTATTTATGTAAAATTCTAAAAATGCTATATAAAAATTTATTTGAGCTATTGATGTGATATAATAAATACGTGAAAATATACGCTTATGCCAAAATTAACTTATCTCTTTTTTTAACAGGAACAAAAGATAATTTTCATCTTTTGGATTCCGTGATGCTAACATGCAAAAATCTAAAAGACACCATAATCATAAAAAAATCAAAAGTTGACAGAATTGAGTTTTTGGGCGATCAGGTAGACAAAATTGACGCCGATAACAACACAGTAAAAAAATGCCTAAATTTATTTAGAAAAAATACCAATATATACACACCTGTATATATTAAGGTGATAAAAAGAATTCCTATTATGGCAGGCTTGGGCGGTTCGTCTGCTGACGCTGCGGGTGTATTGCGTGGGCTATGCAAGCTGTTTAGGGTGGATATTAACAGTCCAGAAATACTAGATGCCGCCAAAAAAACAGGAAGCGATGTACCTTATATGCTGCGATCAAATGCCGCAAGAGTAAAAGGCGTCGGTGATCAAATTGAATATATACAAAATAATTCTAATCTTTATACAGTCATAGCAATGGATAGCGAAGTATCAACTAAAAGCTGTTTTGATACTTTTGACCAGTTGAATATTGCTTATTCGGATAGTGTTTATAATGACAATTTGGTTTTGGCTTTATATAAAAATGATTATGACAATATCATAAAAAATATAAAAAATGACTTATATGCCGCCGCCATTAATGTTAATCCTGATATTTTATACACAGAACAAAATCTAAAAAAGACAGAAGCGGACATTGTATCTATGACTGGTTCGGGCGGTGCATTCTTTGGCTTGACTTCAAAAAAGTCTTCTATGAAAAAAATATATAAAGCATTAAAAGGCAAATCCAAATATATATTTAAAACTGATATTTTTTAATAAAAATCATCTATTATTTATTGTTTTTCAAAATCTCCTTTTGACTTGATTCGTCAAAATCTCTTAACTCAAAATCGGCAAAAAAGGTTTGCCGTATTTTTTTATGTAAATAATCAAAGCAATATAACATTTTTTTGGAGCAAAAAAATGAAGCAAAAAATTATATATATTGTTTTGGTCGGTTTCTGTATATTATTAATATTTTTAGTAAATTTTACTATTAAAGACCCTATTTCCAACACCAAAGATTATATAAGATTACATATTCGTGCCAACAGTAATTCAGCAGAGGATCAAAATGTAAAATACAAAGTCAAAGAGGCTGTATTGTCTTATTTGACGCCAAAACTCGCGCAATGTAATGATTTTGATGATGTATATAAAATAGTACAGAATGCGCAAGATGATTTGAAAACAATATGCCTTGCTGAACTTAAAAAAAATGATTTTTATTATGATGCGTCTGTAAGCCTGCATGAAGAATACTTCCCCGCTCGTGAATATGACGGATATGTATTTCCTGACGGTATTTATAATGCCTTAATAATCAATCTAGGTACGGGCGAAGGCGATAACTGGTGGTGCGTTGTTTATCCGCCGCTTTGCTTTCTGGGTGCAGATGAAATAGGATATCAAAACATAAAATATAAGTCCAAAATCTATGAACTTATACAACAATGGAAAAACAAAAAATAAAAATACATACGAGGTGGAAAATGGTTTTTAACTATTCAAAATCTAAAAATATGAGGCTGATAATGCTGTTATTAAGCTTTGTTATGATTTGCAGCCTGACGTTTTCTTTTGATTCAAAAGTACATGCTGCCAACATAGTAAAAGGCGATACATATAGCAATATTACAGCCGTTCAAACAGTACTAAAAAAATGGGGCTATTATACCGGAGCTGTGGACGGTGTATGGGGCTCAAAAACGCGTGCTGCTGTAATCAAATTTCAGCGTGCCAACGGATTGACCGCTGACGGCATCGTAGGCTCTGCTACCGAAAAAGCGATGGGTCTAAAGCTTTCATCATCGTCTTATTCGGGTTCAAGCGGAAGAAATATTGTCAAAGGCGATACAGTCGCCAATATAAAAGCTGTTCAGACCGTACTCAAAAAATGGGGCTATTATACCGGTGCTGTGGACGGTGTTTGGGGCTCAAAAACGCGTGCTGCTGTAATCAGCTTTCAACGCACTAACGGACTTACTGCTGACGGTATAGTGGGCTCTGCCACAGAAAAAGCAATGGGATTAAATTTGAGCGGTTCTGCTGTGTCTGCTTCAAGCAACACAAGCAACGACTTGTACCTGCTGGCAAAATGCATTTATGCTGAAGCACGCGGCGAACCTTATACAGGCATGGTTGCGGTAGGCGCGGTTATTCTCAACCGTGTAAAAAACCCCAATTTCCCTAATACTATAAGTGGAGTAATTTACCAGCCAGGCGCCTTTACGGCAGTAGATGACGGACAAATAAATTTATCTCCAAACCAAACCGCAATTAACGCAGCTTCAGACGCCCTCAACGGTTGGGATCCGACCTATGGATGCTTGTATTATTATAACCCCGCTACCGCTACAAGTAAGTGGATCTGGAGTCTGCCCATTGTAATCACTATAGGAAAACATAATTTCTGCAAGGCTGCATAAGGAGAGAACTATGAAATACAATCAAGAAAAACGAACAGAGCATGTAAGCGCAAAGAACTTTGATGCTGCAGTATCATTGATATTGATATTTGCTCTTATTGCTTTGGGATTGGTTGCCGTACTTATTAATATATGGGCAAAAAACGATCGCAATGAAAAGGCACTTGAAAATGCTTATGAAAAGTCATTTTTCAATATGGCTGACAGCATGAACGATCTTGAAACCAAACTTTCCAAGCTAAAAGTCGCCAATACCTCTTCACAAAGAATGCAGCTTGCCAATGACATTTGGAAATCTACTGCAATGATTGAAGATAATTTAGCGCAGCTTCCGATTGATCATTACAGCATTTCTAACAGCTCTAAGTTTATCAACCAGCTAGGTGATTACATATATTCGCTTAACAGAAAACTTCAAAAAGGCGGTTCATATTCTGAAGAAGATATACAAAAAATTGATAATATGTTTGACCGCTGTAAAACACTTAACGACAGCATTCAAACATTATCCCAAAAGATAATGAACCAATATCGAATAATAGATCATCTTGATCAAGAAAAGCTGAAAAATGGCGATGTGAAACGAGGAAATCTGTTTGAAGCAGGGTTTGAAAAAATCAATCAGGAATCTATTGAGTATCCTGAAATGATTTATGACGGTCCATTCTCAGACGCCTTGTCAAAAAAAGAATACAAAGCGCTAAAAAATCTAAAAGAAATATCTCATGAACAAGGTATTCAATATATTTATGACAAATTGAAAGATACTGCGGATGTAAAATACTTAGGAAAAGCCTCAGGCAAGATCCAAGCTTACGAATATTCTACAACCACAAAAGATGGTATTTCTAGATATATTCAGTTAAGCGTAAAAGGCGGTCTGCCTATTACGATAAGCACAAACAATACCAAAAATGAGAATAAACTGAGCGAAGAGCAAGCCAAGAATTTTGCTCAAAATTGGGTAAAAAAGCTTATCGGAGAGGATATGAAAGGCGTTTGGATAAGCATAACCAATAATACCGCTTATATTAATCTAGCGCCTGTTATAAACGATACAATAATATATCCCGATCTAATAAAAGTTAAGGTATCTTTAACTGACGGAAATCTGCTTGGCTGGGAAGCAAATGCATATTTGCAAAACCACATTCAAAGGGAGCTTGCCCAACCTCAAATATCCCAAGAACAAGCACAGCAAAATATCAGCAACAGACTTAAAGTCAATAATGTACAGTTGGCATTGATCCCTAAAGATTGGGGCGAAGAAGTCTTAGCTTATGAGTTTTATGCAACCCATAACGACAACATCTATATAGTGTATATAAATGCCCAAACTGGTGAAGAAGAAAATATTTTGATGGTTATTAATTCACCAGACCGCGGCAATATGCTGATATAAAAAATTGTCTAAAAAGCCAAAAAAGAGCACAAGTAATTACTTGTGCTCTTTTTTTAATCAAAATCATAATAATCAAAATTAACTGGATCAGGTTTTGGCTTTTTTCTAAACACTTTTGAACTTAGCTGTATTAGATAATTGACATGCATAAGATTGACCGCCATGGCAAGAA belongs to Clostridia bacterium and includes:
- a CDS encoding alpha/beta fold hydrolase; amino-acid sequence: MKVFIKRLISVLLASIFVFMLSFNYSLNLDHEKENLRKELEAIIYQKSSSFLKLSQAQDNEVYVEDSELPEGYVQEDNLEEVFNAISELSYDGQIYEEIPEEYIDAPVVEIDLTQAQTLEQEVVEDYNSIVPAYNVKQVFSKADNEITILTPGVGGDASNWSNNGTPMFSEGTYTIVDKLKGLVGGTFYRVNTRTNNGTVSYSIYKQYSYSTIELDDIDFAKHNIFIIESNSAEDYHSVVYKEFKAFLIDYLKKDPGAKVNLIGHSRGGLINLMYASEFPNNVSRLISIGTPYFPNILAMLSSAINALPDFWIVKDFKDWIASLAPHCNAYSDLASISVSYNLLTNWNEAYKINPSIKAYAIGTATGYSITLYVPQISYVKIGFIKVPYIYLAAITLGIGIDHDGLVGTNSQLAMNIGGSFGYIQMPNASINYVQGFYRKKFYITIGDIVEAAKYKKLASPNQPAVPHNMQPRYAPIIDYIYSIY
- the ypeB gene encoding germination protein YpeB: MKYNQEKRTEHVSAKNFDAAVSLILIFALIALGLVAVLINIWAKNDRNEKALENAYEKSFFNMADSMNDLETKLSKLKVANTSSQRMQLANDIWKSTAMIEDNLAQLPIDHYSISNSSKFINQLGDYIYSLNRKLQKGGSYSEEDIQKIDNMFDRCKTLNDSIQTLSQKIMNQYRIIDHLDQEKLKNGDVKRGNLFEAGFEKINQESIEYPEMIYDGPFSDALSKKEYKALKNLKEISHEQGIQYIYDKLKDTADVKYLGKASGKIQAYEYSTTTKDGISRYIQLSVKGGLPITISTNNTKNENKLSEEQAKNFAQNWVKKLIGEDMKGVWISITNNTAYINLAPVINDTIIYPDLIKVKVSLTDGNLLGWEANAYLQNHIQRELAQPQISQEQAQQNISNRLKVNNVQLALIPKDWGEEVLAYEFYATHNDNIYIVYINAQTGEEENILMVINSPDRGNMLI
- the ispE gene encoding 4-(cytidine 5'-diphospho)-2-C-methyl-D-erythritol kinase, whose translation is MKIYAYAKINLSLFLTGTKDNFHLLDSVMLTCKNLKDTIIIKKSKVDRIEFLGDQVDKIDADNNTVKKCLNLFRKNTNIYTPVYIKVIKRIPIMAGLGGSSADAAGVLRGLCKLFRVDINSPEILDAAKKTGSDVPYMLRSNAARVKGVGDQIEYIQNNSNLYTVIAMDSEVSTKSCFDTFDQLNIAYSDSVYNDNLVLALYKNDYDNIIKNIKNDLYAAAINVNPDILYTEQNLKKTEADIVSMTGSGGAFFGLTSKKSSMKKIYKALKGKSKYIFKTDIF
- a CDS encoding stage II sporulation protein R — encoded protein: MKQKIIYIVLVGFCILLIFLVNFTIKDPISNTKDYIRLHIRANSNSAEDQNVKYKVKEAVLSYLTPKLAQCNDFDDVYKIVQNAQDDLKTICLAELKKNDFYYDASVSLHEEYFPAREYDGYVFPDGIYNALIINLGTGEGDNWWCVVYPPLCFLGADEIGYQNIKYKSKIYELIQQWKNKK